Proteins from one Argopecten irradians isolate NY chromosome 15, Ai_NY, whole genome shotgun sequence genomic window:
- the LOC138309233 gene encoding uncharacterized protein — MQGRDKKLANRMLVEEKGGQTSPEEDIGTEDSELTAEHKEMVKKLIVSLVKKTKHCGPLGEDEICADSHDCCCGFTCWKWRCRDMQQSKPNWWELLHNHT, encoded by the exons ATGCAAGGGAGAGACAAGAAGTTAGCCAATCGAATGTTGGTAGAGGAAAAAGGCGGGCAAACGTCACCGGAAGAGGATATTGGGACAGAAGACTCAGAGCTGACCGCGGAACACAAAGA AATGGTAAAGAAACTGATAGTGTCACTGGTGAAGAAGACCAAGCACTGTGGACCTCTCGGGGAGGACGAGATCTGTGCCGACAGCCATGATTGTTGCTGTGGCTTCACGTGCTGGAAATGGCGATGTCGAGACATGCAGCAGTCTAAACCGAACTGGTGGGAACTCCTGCACAATCATACGTAA